In Penaeus chinensis breed Huanghai No. 1 chromosome 26, ASM1920278v2, whole genome shotgun sequence, a single genomic region encodes these proteins:
- the LOC125039084 gene encoding tropomyosin-2-like isoform X1 → MLALALLSFCAAGWAAAAPHDEDLRASVVFNQLAIAQVLDNLSNISQGDAAVTTQLAQLSQSQKAQMQQTNDGLARVTSSLEILSQALTSHLQQDDVINRGTFMPSEFVERVKAQENEMQQLLQRINQTAAVIQQLEEQSLQLQNEVDLRRHEVQQKEDLIGQLKASIRRVKDENLQILAKGNDTEGGASLQTKAQTLKDELAGEKALHTQKQATKTQLEQQVAQLESASSVIRQELAQLDQDIEQLQQRKASAEGEKKAQLEKNANLREAKEEALAAKTRIQTVTDQLTGRIRSVEAENKVLEQQKKNKEDALGALRASLASLNTQKKEADGRLLDMKEELVFYCLDM, encoded by the exons ATGCTGGCCTTGGCACTGCTGTCGTTCTGCGCCGCCGGGTGGGCGGCCGCCGCGCCCCACGACGAGGATCTGCGCGCCAGCGTCGTCTTCAACCAGCTGGCGATCGCCCAGGTGCTCGACAACCTGAGCAACATCTCTCAGG GCGACGCCGCAGTGACGACGCAGCTGGCGCAGTTATCCCAGAGCCAGAAGGCGCAGATGCAGCAGACGAATGACG gCCTCGCTCGAGTGACATCCAGCTTAGAAATCCTTTCCCAGGCTCTGACATCACACCTGCAGCAGGATGACGTCATCAACCGAG GTACTTTCATGCCAAGCGAGTTTGTGGAAAGAGTGAAAGCACAGGAGAACGAAATGCAACAACTGTTGCAAAGGATAAACCAAACTGCAGCCGTCATTCAACAACTTGAAGAACAAAGTCTGCAACTTCAGAATGAGGTCGACCTTAGACGTCATGAGGTCCAGCAAAAGGAGGACTTGATTGGGCAGCTGAAGGCCAGCATTCGGAGAGTGAAAGATGAGAACCTGCAGATTTTGGCCAAAGGCAACGACACAGAAGGAGGGGCCTCCCTTCAGACAAAAGCACAGACACTGAAGGACGAGCTGGCCGGGGAGAAAGCACTGCACACTCAGAAACAGGCAACCAAGACCCAGTTAGAGCAACAGGTCGCACAGTTAGAAAGCGCCAGCAGTGTAATCCGACAGGAATTGGCTCAGCTGGACCAGGATATCGAGCAGCTTCAGCAGCGAAAGGCCTCGgccgaaggggagaaaaaggctCAGCTGGAAAAGAACGCCAACTTAAGGGAAGCCAAAGAGGAAGCACTGGCAGCAAAGACCAGGATCCAGACGGTGACTGATCAGCTGACTGGCAGGATCCGCAGTGTAGAAGCTGAAAATAAAGTGTtggaacaacaaaagaaaaataaggaagatgcGCTTGGTGCTCTTCGAGCGTCACTGGCATCTTTGAACACCCAGAAAAAAGAAGCAGACGGAAGACTGTTAGATATGAAGGAAGAattagttttttattgtttagATATGTAG
- the LOC125038946 gene encoding vicilin-like seed storage protein At2g18540 isoform X2 — MLALALLSFCAAGWAAAAPRDEDLRASVVFNQLAIAQVLDNLSNISQGDAAVTTQLAQLSQSQKAQMQQTNDGLARVTSSLEILSQALTSHLQQDDVINREFRICTNISEALQTRTSLNENQFREQQEANAHLEAKRREAEERIRQARITKQQLQQQLLQLQTDELQLKHEEVQAKTENLEAKRAQGEKARLNSEISLLKHELLLAKERNRHIETQISSIRQKVTQVTRAKNELTQSKDTKADVKSSLSQNLEEEVTLIERHSDENSRLEEDIGRTRATGENLTKTKSELEQKLNALNVQKGQLQKGMQLAGESEKSVQASIARVGQEIQKIESDIRYTEGEMRYC, encoded by the exons ATGCTGGCCTTGGCACTGCTGTCGTTCTGCGCCGCCGGGTGGGCGGCCGCCGCGCCCCGCGACGAGGATCTGCGCGCCAGCGTCGTCTTCAACCAGCTGGCGATCGCCCAGGTGCTCGACAACCTGAGCAACATCTCTCAGG GCGACGCCGCAGTGACGACGCAGCTGGCGCAGTTATCCCAGAGCCAGAAGGCGCAGATGCAGCAGACGAATGACG GCCTCGCTCGAGTGACATCCAGCTTAGAAATCCTTTCCCAGGCTCTGACGTCACACCTGCAGCAGGATGACGTCATCAACCGAG AATTCCGTATTTGTACAAACATCAGCGAAGCTTTGCAGACAAGGACAAGCCTCAACGAGAACCAATTCCGGGAACAGCAAGAAGCGAACGCCCACCTGGAAGCAAAGcgcagggaggcggaggagagaatcCGCCAGGCAAGGATCACCAAGCAACAGTTGCAACAACAGCTCCTCCAACTGCAGACGGATGAGCTGCAACTGAAACACGAGGAAGTGCAAGCCAAGACGGAGAACCTTGAGGCCAAGAGAGCACAAGGAGAGAAAGCCCGGCTGAACAGCGAGATCAGTCTGCTTAAGCACGAGCTCCTCCTTGCCAAGGAACGCAACCGTCATATCGAAACGCAGATTTCTTCCATTAGACAAAAGGTTACGCAAGTCACCAGAGCCAAAAACGAATTGACACAGAGTAAAGATACAAAAGCAGATGTGAAAAGCTCCTTATCCCAAAATCTAGAGGAAGAAGTGACTCTAATCGAACGACACTCTGATGAAAATAGCCGCCTAGAAGAGGACATTGGACGCACCAGAGCAACAGGCGAGAATCTCACGAAGACGAAGTCAGAGTTGGAGCAAAAACTGAACGCACTGAACGTTCAGAAAGGACAGTTACAGAAGGGAATGCAGCTTGCTGGGGAATCGGAGAAGTCGGTACAGGCTTCTATAGCGAGAGTAGGCCAGGAGATTCAGAAAATTGAATCTGATATTAGGTACACAGAGGGAGAAATGCGGTATTGTTAG
- the LOC125039009 gene encoding mRNA export factor GLE1-like: protein MSKCSHFLIEVYGSDESNGQITMIRKREELDFDSSSSPILGLARVTSSLEILSQALTSHLQQDDVINREFRICTNISEALQTRTSLNENQFREQQEANAQLEAKRREAEERIRQARITKQQLQQQLLQLQKDELQLKHEEVQAKTENLEAKRAQGEKARLNSEISLLKHELLLAKERNRHIETQISSIRQKVTQVTRAKNELTQSKDTKADVKSSLFQNLEEEVTLIERHSDENSRLEEDIGRTRATGENLTKTKSELEQKLNALNVQKGQLQKGMQLAGESEKSVRASIARVGQEIQKIESDIRYTEGEMRYC from the exons ATGTCCAAGTGCAGCCATTTCTTAATAGAGGTCTATGGCTCGGATGAGTCCAATGGGCAGATAACCATGATAAGGAAACGTGAAGAGTTGGAt tttgattcctcctcctcccccattctaggCCTCGCTCGAGTGACATCCAGCTTAGAAATCCTTTCCCAGGCTCTGACGTCACACCTGCAGCAGGATGACGTCATCAACCGAG AATTCCGTATTTGTACAAACATCAGCGAAGCTTTGCAGACAAGGACAAGCCTCAACGAGAACCAATTCCGGGAACAGCAAGAAGCGAACGCCCAGCTGGAAGCAAAGcgcagggaggcggaggagagaatcCGCCAGGCAAGGATCACCAAGCAACAGTTGCAACAACAGCTCCTCCAACTGCAGAAGGATGAGCTGCAACTGAAACACGAGGAAGTGCAAGCCAAGACGGAGAACCTTGAGGCCAAGAGAGCACAAGGAGAGAAAGCCCGGCTGAACAGCGAGATCAGTCTGCTTAAGCACGAGCTCCTCCTTGCCAAGGAACGCAACCGTCATATCGAAACGCAGATTTCTTCCATTAGACAAAAGGTTACGCAAGTCACCAGAGCCAAAAACGAATTGACACAGAGTAAAGATACAAAAGCAGATGTGAAAAGCTCCTTATTCCAAAATCTAGAGGAAGAAGTGACTCTAATCGAACGACACTCTGATGAAAATAGCCGCCTAGAAGAGGATATTGGACGCACCAGAGCAACAGGCGAGAATCTCACGAAGACGAAGTCAGAGTTGGAGCAAAAACTGAACGCACTGAACGTTCAGAAAGGACAGTTACAGAAGGGAATGCAGCTTGCTGGGGAATCGGAGAAGTCGGTACGGGCTTCTATAGCGAGAGTAGGCCAGGAGATTCAGAAAATTGAATCTGATATTAGGTACACAGAGGGAGAAATGCGGTATTGTTAG
- the LOC125039084 gene encoding cingulin-like isoform X2 has translation MLALALLSFCAAGWAAAAPHDEDLRASVVFNQLAIAQVLDNLSNISQGDAAVTTQLAQLSQSQKAQMQQTNDGLARVTSSLEILSQALTSHLQQDDVINREFHSCRNISEALQTRTSLNENQFREQQEANAQLEAKRREVEERIRQARITKQQLQQQLLQLQTDELQLKHEEVQAKTENLEAKRAQGEKARQNSEISLLKHELLLAKERNRHIETQISSIRQKVTQVTRAKNELTQSKDTKADVKSSLSQNLEEEVTLIERHSDENSRLEEDIGRTRATGENLKKTKAELEQKLNALNVQKGQLQKGMQLAGESEKSVQASIARVGQEIQKIESEIKSIEKIIRHC, from the exons ATGCTGGCCTTGGCACTGCTGTCGTTCTGCGCCGCCGGGTGGGCGGCCGCCGCGCCCCACGACGAGGATCTGCGCGCCAGCGTCGTCTTCAACCAGCTGGCGATCGCCCAGGTGCTCGACAACCTGAGCAACATCTCTCAGG GCGACGCCGCAGTGACGACGCAGCTGGCGCAGTTATCCCAGAGCCAGAAGGCGCAGATGCAGCAGACGAATGACG gCCTCGCTCGAGTGACATCCAGCTTAGAAATCCTTTCCCAGGCTCTGACATCACACCTGCAGCAGGATGACGTCATCAACCGAG AGTTCCATAGCTGCAGAAACATCAGCGAAGCTTTGCAGACAAGGACAAGCCTCAACGAGAACCAATTCCGGGAACAGCAAGAAGCGAACGCCCAGCTGGAAGCAAAGcgcagggaggtggaggagagaatcCGCCAGGCAAGGATCACCAAGCAACAGTTGCAACAACAGCTCCTCCAACTGCAGACGGATGAGCTGCAACTGAAACACGAGGAAGTGCAAGCCAAGACGGAGAACCTTGAGGCCAAGAGAGCACAAGGAGAGAAAGCCCGGCAGAACAGCGAGATCAGTCTGCTTAAGCACGAGCTCCTCCTTGCCAAGGAACGCAACCGTCATATCGAAACGCAGATTTCTTCCATTAGACAAAAGGTTACGCAAGTCACCAGAGCCAAAAACGAATTGACACAGAGTAAAGATACAAAAGCAGATGTGAAAAGCTCCTTATCCCAAAATCTAGAGGAAGAAGTGACTCTAATCGAACGACACTCTGATGAAAATAGCCGTCTAGAAGAGGACATTGGACGCACCAGAGCAACAGGCGAGAATCTCAAGAAGACGAAGGCAGAGTTGGAGCAAAAACTGAACGCACTGAACGTTCAGAAAGGACAGTTACAGAAGGGAATGCAGCTTGCTGGGGAGTCGGAGAAGTCGGTACAGGCTTCTATAGCGAGAGTAGGCCAGGAGATTCAGAAAATTGAATCTGAGATTAAGAGCATAGAAAAAATTATTCGGCATTGTTAG
- the LOC125038946 gene encoding protein bicaudal D-like isoform X1, whose amino-acid sequence MLALALLSFCAAGWAAAAPRDEDLRASVVFNQLAIAQVLDNLSNISQGDAAVTTQLAQLSQSQKAQMQQTNDGLARVTSSLEILSQALTSHLQQDDVINRGSFMPSEFVERVKAQENEMQQLLQRINQTAAVIQQLEEQSLQLQNEVDLRRHEVQQKEDLTGQLKASIRRVKDENLQILAKGNDAEGGASLQTKAQALKDELAGEKALHTQKQATKTQLEQQVAQLESASSVIRQELAQLDQDIEQLQQRKTSAEGEKKAQLEKNANLREAKEEALAAKTRIQTVTDQLTGRIRSVEAENKVLEQQKKNKEDALGALRASLASLNTQKNEADGRLSDVIGEMDYVCFFS is encoded by the exons ATGCTGGCCTTGGCACTGCTGTCGTTCTGCGCCGCCGGGTGGGCGGCCGCCGCGCCCCGCGACGAGGATCTGCGCGCCAGCGTCGTCTTCAACCAGCTGGCGATCGCCCAGGTGCTCGACAACCTGAGCAACATCTCTCAGG GCGACGCCGCAGTGACGACGCAGCTGGCGCAGTTATCCCAGAGCCAGAAGGCGCAGATGCAGCAGACGAATGACG GCCTCGCTCGAGTGACATCCAGCTTAGAAATCCTTTCCCAGGCTCTGACGTCACACCTGCAGCAGGATGACGTCATCAACCGAG GTTCTTTCATGCCAAGCGAGTTTGTGGAAAGAGTGAAAGCACAGGAGAACGAAATGCAACAACTGTTGCAAAGGATAAACCAAACTGCAGCCGTCATTCAACAGCTTGAAGAACAAAGTCTGCAACTTCAGAATGAGGTCGACCTTAGACGTCATGAGGTCCAGCAAAAGGAGGACTTGACTGGGCAGCTGAAGGCCAGCATTCGGAGAGTGAAGGATGAGAACCTGCAGATTTTGGCCAAAGGCAACGACGCAGAAGGAGGGGCCTCCCTTCAGACAAAAGCACAGGCACTGAAGGACGAGCTGGCCGGGGAGAAAGCACTGCACACTCAGAAACAGGCAACCAAGACCCAGTTAGAGCAACAGGTCGCACAGTTAGAAAGCGCCAGCAGTGTAATCCGACAGGAATTGGCTCAGCTGGACCAGGATATCGAGCAGCTTCAGCAGCGAAAGACCTCGgccgaaggagagaaaaaggctcAGCTGGAAAAGAACGCCAACTTAAGGGAAGCCAAAGAGGAAGCACTGGCAGCAAAGACCAGGATCCAGACAGTGACTGATCAGCTGACTGGCAGGATCCGCAGTGTAGAAGCTGAAAATAAAGTGTtggaacaacaaaagaaaaataaggaagatgcGCTTGGTGCTCTTCGAGCGTCACTGGCATCTCTGAACACCCAGAAAAATGAAGCAGACGGAAGACTGTCAGATGTTATTGGAGAAATGGATTACGTTTGTTTCTTTAGTTAG